From the Acidilutibacter cellobiosedens genome, one window contains:
- a CDS encoding RNA polymerase sigma factor has translation MRDFEKIYTEYFSDVYKYVLTICRNGAIAEEVTQETFFKAMRHINQFNGSCKLYVWLCQIAKNTYFSLSNKQKWISPDIDVDFPDTTSDLERDYLDKDTARRLHVLLHNLNEPYKEVFTLRVFGELPFSQIGELFEKTDSWARLIFYRAKKQLQEAMK, from the coding sequence GTGAGGGACTTCGAAAAAATATATACAGAATACTTTTCCGACGTATATAAATATGTGCTGACCATATGCCGGAACGGGGCCATTGCGGAAGAAGTTACACAGGAAACTTTTTTCAAGGCTATGCGGCATATAAATCAATTCAACGGAAGCTGTAAATTATATGTATGGCTTTGTCAGATAGCTAAAAATACTTATTTCTCGCTTTCCAATAAGCAAAAGTGGATAAGCCCTGATATAGATGTGGATTTCCCGGATACAACATCGGATTTAGAAAGAGATTACCTTGATAAAGACACGGCAAGGCGGTTACACGTTCTCCTTCATAATCTGAATGAGCCATACAAAGAGGTCTTTACTTTACGGGTGTTTGGAGAACTGCCATTTTCTCAAATCGGTGAATTATTTGAGAAAACCGATAGTTGGGCAAGACTGATTTTTTACAGAGCAAAAAAACAATTACAGGAGGCAATGAAATGA
- a CDS encoding zf-HC2 domain-containing protein, which yields MKISCEIIRDLLPLYHDGVCSNDSKKLVEEHLAYCDSCKAELKAMDDKLPINDAKQNLNEAEAVKKLSRRWKKGMIKSLLKGILITILAIAVIVLILYCFMDFRITPKPY from the coding sequence ATGAAAATATCTTGTGAAATCATAAGAGATTTACTGCCGTTGTACCACGATGGCGTTTGCAGTAACGATAGCAAAAAATTAGTTGAAGAACATCTTGCTTATTGTGATAGCTGTAAAGCCGAGTTGAAAGCAATGGACGATAAATTACCCATTAACGATGCGAAGCAAAATTTGAACGAAGCCGAAGCGGTAAAGAAACTGTCAAGGAGGTGGAAAAAAGGAATGATAAAATCGTTGCTGAAAGGCATTTTAATCACGATTTTAGCCATTGCCGTTATTGTGCTTATTCTCTATTGCTTCATGGATTTTAGAATTACACCCAAACCCTATTGA
- a CDS encoding ATP-binding cassette domain-containing protein, with protein sequence MNDYILTAEHIKKEYNGNTVLRDVSIYIKKGEIYGLIGKNGSGKTTLFRILTGLIQRYNGTVSVGKVNTHKSKVSAVINSPSLFLNLSAFENMKAQAFLLGIHNDSRIKQTLKTVGLQDYKNILAKNFSLGMTQRLKLGMALLKTPDILILDEPINGLDPDGIVELRELLLNLNHTDGMTILTSSQIL encoded by the coding sequence TTGAATGACTACATTTTAACAGCAGAGCATATCAAAAAAGAATACAACGGAAACACGGTTTTACGTGACGTTTCAATTTATATTAAGAAAGGTGAGATTTACGGCTTGATTGGTAAAAACGGTTCCGGTAAAACGACCCTGTTTCGTATTCTGACAGGACTTATTCAAAGATATAACGGAACGGTTTCCGTTGGAAAAGTTAATACTCACAAAAGCAAGGTTTCTGCAGTTATTAACTCTCCATCATTGTTTCTTAATTTGAGCGCATTTGAAAACATGAAAGCGCAAGCATTCCTGTTGGGAATTCACAATGACAGCCGGATTAAACAAACCCTGAAAACTGTCGGATTACAGGATTATAAAAACATACTGGCAAAAAATTTCTCATTGGGCATGACCCAAAGATTGAAATTGGGAATGGCACTGTTGAAAACCCCTGATATTCTCATTTTAGACGAACCTATTAATGGACTAGACCCCGACGGTATTGTAGAACTACGGGAACTGCTGCTCAACTTAAATCATACCGACGGAATGACAATTCTAACTTCCAGCCAGATACTTTGA
- a CDS encoding NUDIX hydrolase, whose protein sequence is MTDYIGDLRKLIGTRPIIMCGANVILLNDQGQILLHHRIDRDWWGLPGGAMELGESFEQTAKREVLEEVGLICRDLKLFNVYSGEKLYYKYPDGNEVYNVTATYICKDFSGEIVVDPSEGRDARFFPLDKIPSNLSSSIEEIVEEFLSKYLAGS, encoded by the coding sequence ATGACAGATTATATTGGAGATTTAAGGAAACTAATAGGCACAAGACCAATAATTATGTGCGGAGCAAATGTTATTTTACTGAATGATCAAGGTCAAATTTTGTTACATCATCGTATCGACAGAGATTGGTGGGGATTACCAGGTGGAGCGATGGAGTTAGGTGAAAGCTTTGAACAAACGGCTAAGCGTGAAGTATTGGAAGAAGTAGGACTAATATGTAGAGATCTAAAACTTTTTAATGTTTATTCAGGAGAGAAATTATACTATAAATATCCGGACGGGAATGAAGTTTATAATGTTACTGCTACATATATATGTAAAGATTTTTCTGGAGAAATAGTAGTTGATCCGAGTGAAGGTAGAGATGCACGATTTTTCCCGTTGGATAAAATACCATCAAATTTGAGTTCTTCAATTGAAGAAATTGTGGAGGAATTCCTTTCAAAGTATCTGGCTGGAAGTTAG
- a CDS encoding NUDIX hydrolase — protein sequence MIDLLYKLSDYIKESTETGVGLALKYTDEKYLFFLPGKKYENMKNNIFYAGIGGHLEEGEDFVTCAKREVKEELEADIQLISSEKTWYMHSDGKIENVEVEDNVKPLALYDMIHAEGTPKAGQLYKIIIFNARLSTEPKNLQKYEVGGVIALTREQVVKNVSYKPTLRELVNNGADIVAGCKNLDFDNIYLYPIGTAKALGYILQK from the coding sequence ATGATAGATTTGTTGTATAAGCTTTCGGATTATATTAAGGAAAGTACAGAAACTGGAGTAGGATTAGCATTAAAGTATACTGATGAAAAATATTTATTTTTCTTACCGGGTAAAAAGTATGAGAATATGAAAAATAATATTTTTTATGCAGGGATTGGAGGTCATTTAGAGGAAGGGGAGGATTTTGTTACTTGTGCGAAACGAGAAGTTAAGGAAGAATTAGAGGCTGATATACAACTAATTTCATCTGAAAAAACGTGGTATATGCATAGTGATGGTAAAATAGAGAATGTTGAAGTGGAGGATAATGTAAAACCTCTTGCGTTATATGATATGATTCATGCAGAAGGAACTCCAAAAGCAGGACAATTGTATAAAATAATAATATTTAATGCAAGATTAAGTACAGAGCCTAAAAACCTTCAAAAATATGAAGTTGGAGGAGTGATTGCTTTAACTAGAGAGCAAGTGGTTAAAAATGTTAGTTATAAGCCTACATTGAGAGAATTAGTAAATAATGGAGCTGATATAGTAGCTGGGTGTAAAAATTTAGATTTTGATAATATATATCTTTACCCCATTGGTACAGCAAAGGCATTAGGGTATATTTTGCAAAAATAA
- a CDS encoding SIR2 family NAD-dependent protein deacylase has protein sequence MHNYEKLLNKIRNNEVVLWVGAGFSKYAGVPMGAELVQKIKSSATQSEKELLSHYNTLPEVAEEFVKMRNNKKTELFSIIKNALQVDINVSDLYVHNSLKNIPQIQTIITTNFDDLFERAYGNDIEVIIRDESIATAFSSINSDKVKLFKIHSDFTNPDLIIITKSDYLKFFDSDIFRPLWTEIKSIIAKKSIFFVGYSLEDPNIQFIFDKIIDKLGQFGNECFLAIPQLPEYKQAYLATKNISYIPMSAEEIIPKLEKDIKDKLIEDCSKGLVQFQKVKKVFEKEGVKLDFQIFGQYPYLSSIGLLNGNSDNVNMNLSIRFESNKKDEEYIDIMKKLYEFLNGKSFEPITIPGEFIKEIDSKINGYSINSVPQCLQITNSLHLIPHPEEEYVGHLYFQDVDEPENVIFKRYVSKFLIQTEINHKSFRIIFKFLLKSIDEHHCIIEDKKINIQWLKPSDIYEGSKVSKLLLKWFNGEKVSLYRADDYSIHFDLPDISIEKDNLKEFIESFKLQEFAYSNLIKIQKYFHVNFNVPDKISYDDIDIINRLGNIIQNNGKLYIEELPVEDEKIIALYNKENSDAFEFDIEGEEEETIELFGTELTLGRPHIHCDDAYIETKNIVLDEKEKNFTVIKSKSGNLFIEYKQNK, from the coding sequence ATGCATAACTATGAAAAACTATTAAATAAAATTAGAAATAATGAAGTAGTTCTTTGGGTTGGAGCAGGATTCTCAAAATACGCAGGAGTGCCGATGGGAGCAGAATTAGTACAAAAAATTAAATCAAGTGCGACACAAAGTGAAAAGGAACTACTAAGTCATTATAACACTTTACCAGAAGTAGCAGAAGAATTTGTCAAAATGCGTAATAATAAAAAAACAGAGTTATTTTCAATAATCAAAAATGCTTTGCAAGTAGACATTAATGTTTCAGATTTATATGTACATAATTCATTAAAAAACATACCCCAAATACAAACAATTATTACAACAAATTTTGATGATTTATTTGAAAGAGCATATGGAAATGATATAGAGGTAATTATTAGAGATGAGTCTATTGCTACAGCATTTTCATCGATTAATTCTGATAAAGTTAAGTTATTTAAAATACATTCTGATTTTACTAATCCAGATTTAATCATAATAACAAAATCGGATTATTTAAAGTTTTTTGATAGTGATATATTTAGGCCATTATGGACAGAGATAAAATCTATTATTGCAAAGAAATCGATTTTTTTTGTGGGATATTCTTTGGAAGACCCTAATATCCAATTTATTTTTGATAAGATAATTGATAAGTTGGGACAATTTGGTAATGAATGTTTTTTAGCAATACCACAATTACCTGAATATAAACAGGCTTATTTAGCAACAAAAAATATATCCTATATACCGATGTCTGCGGAAGAAATTATTCCTAAATTGGAAAAGGATATTAAAGACAAATTAATTGAAGATTGTAGTAAAGGTTTAGTACAATTTCAAAAAGTTAAAAAAGTTTTTGAAAAAGAAGGAGTAAAATTAGATTTCCAAATTTTCGGACAGTATCCATATTTATCTTCCATAGGTTTATTAAATGGTAATTCAGATAATGTTAATATGAACTTAAGCATTAGATTTGAAAGTAATAAAAAAGACGAAGAGTATATTGATATAATGAAAAAATTATATGAATTTTTGAATGGTAAAAGTTTTGAACCTATTACTATACCTGGTGAATTTATTAAAGAAATAGATAGTAAAATTAATGGCTATAGCATAAATTCGGTTCCACAATGTTTACAGATAACTAATAGTTTACATTTAATACCTCATCCAGAGGAAGAGTATGTAGGACACCTATATTTTCAAGACGTAGATGAACCTGAAAATGTCATATTTAAAAGATATGTTTCTAAGTTTTTAATACAAACTGAAATAAATCATAAAAGTTTTAGAATAATATTCAAGTTTTTACTAAAAAGTATAGACGAGCATCATTGCATAATTGAAGATAAAAAAATTAATATTCAATGGTTAAAACCATCAGATATATATGAAGGAAGTAAGGTTTCAAAGTTGCTTTTAAAGTGGTTTAATGGAGAAAAAGTATCACTATATAGAGCAGATGATTACAGTATTCATTTTGATTTGCCTGACATATCGATTGAAAAAGATAATTTGAAAGAATTTATTGAATCGTTTAAACTGCAAGAATTTGCTTACTCGAACCTCATAAAAATACAAAAATATTTTCATGTTAATTTTAACGTGCCAGATAAAATATCATATGATGATATCGATATAATTAATAGGCTAGGTAATATCATTCAAAACAATGGTAAATTGTATATTGAGGAATTGCCAGTTGAAGATGAAAAGATAATTGCTTTATATAATAAAGAAAATAGCGATGCATTTGAATTTGATATAGAAGGTGAAGAGGAAGAAACTATAGAACTCTTTGGAACTGAATTAACATTAGGTCGCCCACATATTCATTGTGATGACGCTTATATAGAGACTAAAAATATAGTGTTAGATGAAAAAGAAAAGAACTTCACAGTAATAAAAAGTAAATCAGGAAACCTATTTATTGAGTATAAACAAAATAAATAA
- a CDS encoding TnsD family Tn7-like transposition protein — protein sequence MMTFFPVPYEDEVLYSVLARYHVRSGNISYKATIRDLFGSTFVTAVMDLPSNIHNLVNNMPLNSRYTEEYLIKRHTLLPFYSAFLPPERAEQVFQSMKGENGGSIYSRTGIMASSIVLNQYFKFCPICAKEDKFQYGELYWHRVHQIPGVLVCLKHYVPLYNSLVLVRGYNKYQYKAASEENCVKPDIDVIYAADVFEKLVRLAEDAQILLNSDFEKRNIEWYKEQYLAKMIEMGFATSNGKVHQKEFIKEFVNYYGEEFLEIVQSRVDVDNDSNWLMDMLRKKNKTAHPIRHLLLSRFLGISLPDLFYKKMEYKPFGDGPWPCLNAAADHYLKPVVFDLKVSHSTDSKCPVGTFSCACGFVYTRSGPDESEDARYRFGRIKKFGQVWEEKLKELLDRKLSLRETARLLGVDPITVKKYAKKLGLTTYWGKRSEADVVYDNEKSSYSSKNLDDKDYYRKRWNELRKQYPEMGKTQLRQVDKALFAWLYRNDREWLNQNSPDKKVSNTVKSRVDWNQRDNEILSQIKEIVDKMLNSDEKPERITISLIGSKLGIRGLLGKHLDKLPKTKAYLDSVKETNHDFRLRRFRWAVKELEKEGEELQMWKIIRKAGIREEYKFELSKIFVE from the coding sequence ATGATGACGTTTTTTCCTGTGCCTTATGAGGATGAAGTATTATACAGCGTCCTTGCAAGATACCATGTGCGGAGTGGAAATATAAGTTATAAGGCGACAATAAGAGACCTATTTGGGTCAACTTTCGTAACAGCGGTGATGGACTTGCCTTCCAATATACATAACCTCGTCAATAATATGCCCCTTAATTCCAGGTATACTGAAGAATATCTTATTAAAAGGCATACACTTCTTCCATTCTATTCTGCTTTCTTACCTCCTGAGCGTGCAGAACAAGTTTTTCAATCAATGAAAGGGGAAAATGGAGGAAGCATATACAGCCGGACTGGAATTATGGCCAGTTCTATAGTATTAAACCAGTATTTTAAGTTTTGTCCTATCTGCGCTAAAGAAGATAAGTTTCAGTACGGAGAGTTATACTGGCATAGAGTTCATCAAATACCAGGGGTACTAGTATGCCTAAAACATTATGTTCCTTTATATAATAGCCTGGTACTGGTCAGGGGATATAACAAATACCAATATAAGGCTGCTAGCGAAGAGAACTGTGTAAAGCCAGATATTGATGTGATATACGCTGCTGATGTTTTTGAAAAACTGGTTAGGCTTGCAGAGGATGCTCAGATTTTACTTAACAGTGATTTTGAAAAGAGAAATATAGAATGGTATAAAGAGCAGTATCTTGCAAAGATGATAGAAATGGGATTTGCAACTTCAAACGGAAAAGTGCATCAAAAGGAGTTTATAAAAGAGTTTGTTAATTATTACGGTGAAGAATTTTTAGAAATTGTTCAGTCTAGGGTTGATGTCGATAACGATTCAAATTGGCTGATGGATATGTTAAGGAAGAAAAACAAGACTGCTCATCCTATCAGACATTTGCTTTTGTCCCGTTTTCTTGGAATTTCTCTTCCTGATTTATTTTATAAAAAGATGGAATATAAACCATTTGGGGATGGACCGTGGCCTTGTTTGAATGCAGCGGCAGACCATTATCTGAAACCAGTTGTTTTTGATTTAAAGGTCTCACACAGTACAGATTCAAAATGTCCTGTTGGGACTTTTTCCTGTGCTTGCGGTTTTGTTTATACCAGAAGTGGGCCAGATGAGTCTGAGGATGCAAGATATAGATTCGGAAGGATAAAAAAGTTTGGACAAGTATGGGAGGAGAAACTCAAAGAATTATTAGACCGAAAGTTGAGTTTAAGAGAAACAGCAAGGTTATTAGGGGTAGACCCTATTACAGTTAAGAAGTATGCTAAGAAACTTGGATTAACGACTTACTGGGGAAAGCGGAGTGAGGCTGATGTTGTATATGATAATGAAAAAAGCAGTTATTCTTCAAAGAACTTGGATGATAAGGATTACTACAGAAAAAGGTGGAATGAATTAAGAAAGCAATATCCAGAGATGGGAAAAACGCAATTACGGCAGGTTGATAAGGCTTTATTTGCCTGGCTTTATAGAAATGACAGGGAATGGCTAAACCAGAACTCACCTGATAAAAAAGTGTCTAATACTGTAAAAAGCAGAGTTGATTGGAATCAAAGAGATAATGAGATATTGTCTCAGATAAAAGAAATAGTTGATAAGATGCTGAATTCGGACGAAAAGCCTGAAAGGATTACTATTAGTCTAATTGGTAGTAAATTAGGTATAAGAGGCTTGCTTGGAAAGCATTTAGATAAACTTCCAAAGACAAAAGCATACCTGGATTCTGTTAAGGAGACCAATCATGACTTCAGGTTAAGAAGGTTTCGCTGGGCAGTTAAGGAATTAGAGAAAGAAGGAGAGGAACTGCAAATGTGGAAGATAATCAGGAAGGCGGGGATTAGGGAGGAATATAAATTTGAATTAAGTAAAATATTTGTTGAGTAA
- a CDS encoding ATP-binding protein gives MNKVIIPNGANAVVAEYKEQLIPEYSGNPFIEALPPVYSKEEVVDKLSLYPHYNPEERRLEGHYRIHMVQRLFQCFQPLSIHIDLESRISRVIRQGYLARNPFKPSYAESLQNGYKAIQSMKWELSSNASFRTTASGFTIIGVSGMGKTTAINRVLSLYPQIIVHSEYNNTNFSMYQLVWLKLDCPFDGSLKGLCIEFFHKVDDLLGTDYHKKFGVGRNTVDTMLSVMSQIARNTALGVLVIDEIQHLSSAKSGGDEKMLNFFVTLVNTIGVPTVLIGTTKALSVLQSEFRQARRGSGQGDMIWERLSKDKSWELIINAFWDYQWTKKEVPLTPELSDVLYEESQGIIDIAVKLYAMSQIRAILSGKEVITANLIRQVAKDNLKLVRPMLEALKSGNIKEIAKYEDICTVDIDFMGFVDKSKQSVYWDMRMKMLQKQQKKKEEEVNLSKKEQAILKLLDLNIDAKKAQKAVEKVLDNEEGLEVSEIVIKAVQMIATNGKSKQEEKSKAKNMDENDIRFIVEEGRRNKKSAYESLKEKGLIKQVEKDFFKAV, from the coding sequence ATGAATAAAGTAATAATACCTAACGGTGCTAATGCTGTAGTTGCAGAATACAAGGAACAGTTGATACCTGAATATAGCGGGAATCCATTTATTGAAGCACTACCACCGGTTTATTCTAAGGAAGAGGTAGTGGATAAACTATCTCTATATCCCCACTATAATCCAGAGGAAAGACGATTGGAAGGCCACTACCGTATTCATATGGTGCAGCGGTTGTTTCAGTGTTTTCAGCCGTTGAGTATTCATATTGACCTTGAAAGCAGGATAAGCAGAGTCATAAGGCAGGGATACCTGGCACGTAACCCATTTAAACCTTCCTATGCTGAAAGTCTACAAAACGGATATAAGGCAATACAAAGCATGAAATGGGAGTTAAGCAGTAACGCATCCTTCAGGACTACTGCATCGGGATTTACTATTATAGGTGTAAGTGGAATGGGTAAAACAACTGCTATCAACCGTGTATTATCTCTTTATCCCCAGATAATTGTACATTCAGAATATAATAATACCAATTTTAGTATGTACCAACTGGTTTGGCTTAAGTTGGACTGCCCTTTTGATGGTTCTTTGAAAGGCTTGTGTATTGAGTTCTTCCATAAGGTAGATGACCTGTTGGGTACAGACTATCATAAGAAATTCGGGGTAGGTAGGAATACAGTAGACACTATGCTCTCCGTTATGTCTCAGATAGCCAGAAATACAGCGTTAGGAGTATTAGTAATTGACGAGATTCAACATCTGAGCAGTGCAAAAAGCGGAGGGGATGAAAAGATGCTTAACTTTTTTGTCACCCTTGTAAATACTATCGGAGTGCCTACTGTACTTATTGGTACAACAAAAGCATTATCAGTTTTGCAATCTGAATTCCGTCAGGCAAGGCGTGGAAGCGGACAAGGGGATATGATTTGGGAGAGGTTGAGCAAAGATAAAAGTTGGGAACTGATTATCAATGCATTTTGGGACTATCAATGGACCAAAAAGGAAGTACCGCTAACACCTGAATTAAGTGATGTTCTCTATGAAGAGTCACAAGGCATTATAGACATTGCGGTAAAACTTTATGCGATGTCACAAATACGGGCTATTCTTTCAGGGAAAGAGGTTATCACAGCAAATCTGATTAGGCAGGTTGCAAAAGATAATTTAAAATTGGTTCGTCCTATGCTGGAAGCATTAAAATCAGGAAATATTAAAGAAATCGCAAAATATGAAGATATTTGCACTGTAGACATTGATTTTATGGGATTTGTGGACAAAAGCAAACAGTCAGTATATTGGGACATGAGGATGAAAATGCTTCAAAAGCAGCAAAAGAAAAAAGAAGAGGAAGTCAATCTTTCAAAGAAGGAACAGGCAATTCTTAAATTGCTGGACTTAAATATTGATGCCAAAAAGGCTCAAAAAGCAGTTGAGAAGGTACTTGATAATGAAGAAGGGCTTGAAGTTTCTGAGATTGTAATAAAGGCTGTACAGATGATAGCAACCAATGGTAAATCAAAACAAGAGGAAAAAAGTAAAGCAAAGAATATGGATGAAAATGATATAAGGTTTATTGTGGAAGAGGGCAGGAGAAATAAAAAATCAGCCTATGAATCATTAAAAGAAAAAGGGCTTATTAAGCAGGTAGAAAAAGACTTTTTCAAGGCGGTGTAG
- a CDS encoding Mu transposase C-terminal domain-containing protein, with amino-acid sequence MIAVNTLIKWEHDNDKENVGRILWLDRQQNIAYVINIYSNESPFLRYISDIEEGIKQGNANILDSDPFVKVIDEGELSEKSKEIRDKAWEVIKELVVLEPVIFYKKERRKLVLKASAIYNLHAKTISNYLKRFWKRGKTKNALLPDYYLCGGPGKERRAGDKKRGRRRKNAELVGEGINVDEEIKRIFNVTINKYYHTSAKNSLKLAYELMRKEFFSDEFKIENGIRVPVIKTIGEVPTYAQFRYWYYKNINFKKQISSRQSSKKYEQQYRPLLGNTTSEAIAPGSIYQIDATVGDIYLVSRYNRNWIIGRPVIYAVLDVFSRMVVGIYVGLEGPSWIGAMMALVNAASDKVAFCKEYGIDIEEKDWPVHHLPESILADRGELEGKNVENLINALHVKIQNTPPYRADWKAIVEQHFRITNLRVRPLLPGTVDPDVRERGDRDYRLDAKLDIYQFTQIIIKCALYHNNQYHLKNYDREEMMVADEVECIPREIWNWGIANRAGKLRSVPEDIVKLNLMPSDAATVTAKGIKFKGLYYASPKTLKERWFEKARNKGTWKIDVSYDPRNMNFIYVKEQNGMDFEKCFLLEHQDRYQDKNLEEIQYLLEDEKLRIKIAEDKELQAKVDLITEIESIAKEAEKSFKEEKSNESDSKRKKGIRNNRKLEKMLNREKEAFELDKKETGSNAEVIPFSRAEQEEEVDENDTISLLIRKQKEALKKIHE; translated from the coding sequence ATGATAGCGGTAAATACATTAATCAAATGGGAACATGATAATGATAAAGAAAACGTGGGAAGGATTTTATGGCTTGATAGGCAGCAAAACATTGCATATGTTATAAACATATATTCAAATGAAAGTCCTTTCCTAAGGTATATTTCTGATATTGAAGAGGGCATTAAGCAGGGGAATGCAAACATATTGGATAGCGACCCGTTTGTTAAGGTTATTGATGAAGGAGAATTATCAGAGAAATCAAAAGAAATACGTGATAAAGCATGGGAAGTAATTAAGGAACTGGTTGTGCTTGAACCTGTTATTTTTTATAAGAAAGAACGGAGAAAACTCGTATTAAAGGCATCGGCAATTTATAATTTGCATGCCAAAACTATTTCAAATTACCTAAAACGATTCTGGAAGAGAGGGAAAACAAAGAACGCCTTGCTTCCGGACTACTATTTATGCGGAGGCCCGGGAAAAGAAAGGCGGGCAGGAGACAAAAAGCGTGGGCGCAGAAGAAAAAATGCTGAACTGGTGGGTGAGGGAATCAATGTAGATGAAGAAATAAAAAGGATATTCAATGTCACTATCAATAAATACTATCATACAAGCGCCAAAAATTCTCTTAAACTTGCATATGAACTGATGAGAAAGGAATTCTTCAGTGATGAATTTAAGATAGAAAACGGAATAAGAGTTCCTGTAATAAAAACTATAGGTGAGGTTCCTACATATGCCCAATTCCGTTACTGGTATTATAAGAATATCAATTTCAAAAAGCAAATTTCATCCAGACAAAGCAGCAAAAAATATGAGCAGCAGTATAGACCCCTTTTAGGCAATACAACTTCCGAAGCAATTGCGCCAGGAAGTATCTATCAGATTGATGCAACTGTAGGCGACATTTACCTTGTGAGCCGGTATAACAGGAACTGGATAATTGGAAGACCGGTGATTTACGCAGTTTTAGATGTTTTCAGCAGAATGGTTGTTGGTATTTATGTTGGCTTAGAGGGTCCGAGTTGGATAGGGGCCATGATGGCTCTTGTAAATGCAGCGTCCGACAAAGTTGCCTTTTGCAAAGAGTATGGAATAGATATTGAAGAAAAGGACTGGCCTGTCCATCACTTGCCAGAGTCCATTTTGGCAGACAGAGGGGAACTTGAAGGAAAAAATGTTGAAAACCTTATTAATGCTCTGCATGTAAAGATACAGAATACTCCGCCATATCGGGCAGACTGGAAAGCAATTGTTGAACAGCATTTCAGAATTACTAATTTAAGGGTAAGACCGCTTTTGCCTGGTACTGTTGACCCTGATGTGAGAGAGCGTGGCGACAGGGATTACAGGTTGGATGCCAAATTGGATATATACCAGTTTACACAGATAATCATAAAATGTGCCTTGTACCATAATAACCAGTATCATCTTAAAAACTATGACAGGGAAGAGATGATGGTTGCTGATGAAGTAGAATGCATTCCACGGGAAATATGGAACTGGGGGATTGCGAACCGTGCGGGAAAATTGCGAAGTGTACCAGAGGATATCGTTAAACTAAATCTAATGCCTTCAGATGCGGCAACTGTAACAGCAAAGGGAATAAAATTCAAAGGATTGTATTATGCTTCACCAAAAACTCTCAAGGAGAGATGGTTTGAAAAGGCGCGAAATAAAGGAACATGGAAGATTGATGTTTCCTATGACCCCCGCAATATGAACTTTATTTATGTCAAAGAGCAAAATGGTATGGACTTCGAGAAATGTTTTCTTCTGGAACACCAGGATAGGTATCAAGATAAAAATCTTGAGGAAATTCAATACCTTCTTGAAGATGAGAAACTTAGAATAAAAATTGCAGAAGATAAGGAACTGCAGGCAAAGGTTGATTTAATTACTGAAATTGAAAGTATTGCAAAAGAGGCAGAAAAATCTTTTAAAGAAGAAAAATCAAATGAAAGCGATTCGAAACGTAAAAAAGGGATTAGAAACAACAGAAAATTAGAAAAGATGTTAAACAGGGAGAAAGAAGCCTTTGAACTGGATAAAAAAGAAACAGGAAGTAATGCAGAAGTTATACCGTTTAGCAGGGCAGAACAGGAGGAAGAGGTGGACGAGAATGATACGATAAGCCTTTTGATAAGAAAACAAAAGGAGGCTTTGAAGAAAATCCATGAATAA